Proteins co-encoded in one Flavobacterium fluviale genomic window:
- a CDS encoding formimidoylglutamase codes for MEKLIPFTINDLAKVTNHRSGEIKFGEKMIVIPPGTDKVSFLKDSEAKYVLLGIPEDIGVRANYGRPGAASAWQSAIKSIANIQHNRFCKGSNIIVLGQINVADEMREVENLDFNDIDDRSKLSQLVEKIDKEVSHIIFTIIKAGKTPIIIGGGHNNAYGNIKGAALAKGKPVNAINFDAHSDFRILEGRHSGNGFSYAYEEGFLKKYFIFGLHENYTSKSVLDIIKKLEDRVRYNTYDSVNIRKEKDFNREMIAALDFVKNDAFGIEIDLDAIPNIASSAMTISGFSVEELRQFVSFFAEHKNAAYLHVCEGAPDLDNAPNNNLIGKLIGYLVTDFIKANIEKD; via the coding sequence ATGGAAAAATTAATCCCTTTCACTATAAATGATTTAGCAAAAGTCACAAATCATCGAAGTGGTGAAATAAAGTTCGGAGAAAAAATGATTGTCATCCCTCCGGGCACTGACAAAGTAAGTTTTTTAAAAGACAGTGAAGCTAAATATGTTCTTCTAGGAATTCCCGAAGATATTGGCGTACGCGCCAATTACGGAAGACCTGGAGCAGCTTCTGCATGGCAGAGCGCGATAAAAAGTATTGCTAATATTCAGCACAATCGATTCTGCAAAGGAAGTAACATTATTGTTTTAGGACAGATTAATGTTGCCGATGAAATGCGTGAAGTCGAAAATCTTGACTTTAATGATATTGACGATCGTTCGAAATTAAGTCAGCTCGTAGAAAAAATTGACAAAGAAGTTTCTCATATTATTTTTACAATCATCAAAGCTGGAAAAACTCCAATTATTATTGGCGGCGGCCATAATAACGCATATGGGAACATAAAAGGTGCGGCTTTAGCCAAAGGAAAACCTGTAAATGCGATTAATTTTGATGCACATTCTGATTTTAGGATTCTCGAAGGACGCCACAGCGGTAATGGATTTTCATACGCATACGAAGAAGGTTTCTTAAAAAAATATTTCATTTTTGGATTACACGAAAATTATACTTCAAAAAGTGTTTTAGACATTATAAAAAAACTCGAAGACAGAGTTCGATACAATACTTACGACAGTGTAAATATTAGAAAAGAAAAAGATTTCAATCGAGAAATGATTGCAGCTTTGGATTTTGTTAAAAATGATGCTTTTGGAATTGAAATTGATTTAGATGCGATTCCAAATATTGCCAGCAGTGCCATGACAATAAGCGGTTTTTCTGTCGAAGAATTGAGACAGTTTGTTTCTTTTTTCGCAGAACATAAAAACGCTGCTTATCTGCATGTGTGCGAAGGCGCTCCAGATTTGGACAATGCTCCCAATAATAATTTAATTGGAAAATTAATTGGATATTTAGTAACCGATTTTATCAAAGCTAACATCGAAAAAGATTAA
- the hutI gene encoding imidazolonepropionase produces MITLITNIQELLQVRETSISKVSGSEMAKLPTIKNAFLVLKNNLIEDFGSMDNLPKINADKTIDAAGKVVLPSWCDSHTHIVYAGNREQEFVDRINGLSYEEIANRGGGILNSAKKLNETSEEEIYEQSKLRLEEVMHLGTGAVEIKSGYGLTIEGELKMLRVIKKLAENYPISIKATFLGAHAFPTHYKENKAGYIEEIITKMIPEIAKNKLAHYVDVFCESGYFSVEETEKIMQAGIDFGLKPKIHVNQFNSIGGIQAGVKFKALSVDHLEVMTSEDIDALKDTETMPVALPSCSYFLSIPYTPAREMIKAGLPLALATDFNPGSTPSGNMNFVVATACIKMKMTPEEAINAATINGAYAMGLSETHGSITKGKKANLILTKPISSYYQIPYAFGSNLIESVFVEGKIL; encoded by the coding sequence ATGATCACTTTAATCACAAACATACAAGAACTGCTGCAAGTCCGTGAAACCTCAATTAGTAAAGTTTCAGGTTCTGAAATGGCTAAACTTCCAACAATTAAAAACGCTTTTTTAGTATTAAAAAACAATTTAATTGAAGATTTCGGCTCAATGGATAATCTCCCGAAAATAAATGCCGACAAAACAATTGATGCCGCCGGAAAAGTAGTTCTTCCTTCTTGGTGCGACAGCCACACGCATATTGTTTACGCAGGAAATCGCGAACAAGAATTTGTGGACCGCATTAACGGACTTTCGTATGAAGAAATAGCAAATCGCGGAGGCGGTATTTTAAATTCGGCTAAAAAACTCAACGAAACTTCTGAGGAAGAAATTTACGAACAGTCAAAACTACGTCTAGAAGAAGTTATGCATTTAGGAACTGGTGCTGTTGAAATCAAATCTGGATATGGATTAACTATTGAAGGAGAATTGAAAATGCTTCGTGTCATTAAAAAACTCGCTGAAAATTATCCAATTTCTATTAAAGCTACATTTCTAGGAGCACATGCTTTTCCCACGCATTACAAAGAAAACAAAGCAGGTTATATCGAAGAAATCATCACCAAAATGATTCCCGAAATCGCTAAAAATAAACTCGCACACTATGTAGATGTTTTCTGCGAAAGCGGTTACTTTTCTGTAGAAGAAACCGAAAAAATTATGCAGGCAGGAATTGATTTCGGCTTAAAGCCAAAAATCCACGTTAATCAATTCAATTCTATTGGCGGTATTCAAGCTGGCGTTAAATTTAAAGCTCTTTCTGTTGATCATCTTGAAGTTATGACATCCGAAGATATTGATGCTTTAAAAGACACCGAAACAATGCCTGTAGCCTTACCGTCTTGTTCTTATTTTTTAAGCATTCCGTACACACCCGCACGTGAAATGATTAAAGCAGGTCTACCTTTGGCTTTAGCAACAGATTTCAATCCGGGTTCTACTCCATCTGGAAACATGAATTTTGTGGTTGCCACGGCTTGCATCAAGATGAAAATGACACCAGAAGAAGCAATTAATGCTGCAACAATAAACGGTGCTTATGCAATGGGACTTTCAGAAACGCATGGAAGTATTACAAAAGGCAAAAAAGCCAATCTGATTCTAACAAAACCCATTTCTTCTTATTACCAAATTCCTTATGCTTTTGGAAGCAATCTTATAGAATCTGTTTTTGTTGAAGGTAAAATTCTATAA
- a CDS encoding ATP synthase subunit B family protein, which produces MDKISEFLPTIFTILIFLFIWFVIRRILSALSDKINNSEVYKEDTLKVLEEIRDELKELNRKNSSGNL; this is translated from the coding sequence ATGGATAAGATTTCAGAGTTTTTGCCTACTATTTTTACTATTTTAATTTTTCTGTTTATTTGGTTTGTAATTCGCAGGATTTTAAGTGCTTTAAGTGATAAGATTAATAATTCTGAAGTTTATAAAGAAGACACTCTAAAGGTTCTGGAAGAAATTAGAGATGAATTGAAAGAATTAAACCGAAAAAATTCTTCGGGGAATTTATAA
- a CDS encoding MFS transporter: MSSENVQTKWGQFISLIIVFFFWGFVGSANDILIPVFKKVFTLSQVQSQLVAWAFYAAYFVGSIIFFLVSLKMDVLQKFGYKKTLSAGLLLSAVGSFLFIPAATMESFPFFLTALFTVGLGFSIQQIVANPLAIKMGSPATGAHRLTLAGGINSFGTTIGAILLGIALFGMGDNKNTTLSLEDIKLPFIILGLAFIVVAVFMNFSKIEDPEKEEVEVVKTAHEKFNILDYPQLYLGMLGIFIYVGTEVTIISNLPALLHTTEFGNVLEDAIAPFIALYWGSLMIGRWNGGVNVFNTSNLVNTALKFIVPALAFGVIIGANIFAAHDVSSFYIYPIWILLFIAVSFVGGKNAGKTLMLFGISGLLMMILGLVWPNPEIAKFFFISGGLFLSIMWPSIFDLAIAGLGKNTGKASSFLIMMILGGGVIPLVQGSICDFDISHPGGIFGITWTHFSYIVPLLGFAYLGFYGYYCPIILKKQGINHVEGGGGGH; this comes from the coding sequence ATGAGTTCAGAAAATGTGCAAACCAAATGGGGGCAGTTTATCTCGTTGATAATCGTGTTCTTCTTTTGGGGTTTTGTTGGTTCTGCCAATGACATCCTGATTCCAGTATTCAAAAAAGTATTCACTTTATCTCAAGTACAATCACAATTAGTTGCTTGGGCATTTTATGCTGCATACTTCGTAGGATCTATTATTTTCTTTTTAGTATCCTTGAAAATGGACGTTTTACAAAAATTCGGATATAAAAAAACCCTTTCAGCTGGTTTACTCCTTTCAGCAGTAGGATCATTTTTATTCATTCCAGCTGCAACAATGGAAAGTTTCCCATTCTTCTTAACAGCTTTATTTACTGTAGGTTTAGGATTCTCAATACAACAAATTGTTGCTAATCCATTAGCAATTAAAATGGGAAGCCCAGCAACTGGAGCACACCGTTTAACATTAGCTGGAGGTATTAACTCATTCGGAACAACAATTGGGGCCATCCTTTTAGGAATTGCTTTATTTGGAATGGGAGATAATAAAAACACTACTCTTTCATTAGAAGACATCAAATTACCTTTCATCATTCTTGGTTTAGCATTTATTGTCGTAGCCGTTTTTATGAACTTCTCTAAAATCGAAGATCCTGAAAAAGAAGAAGTTGAAGTAGTAAAAACAGCACACGAAAAATTCAACATATTAGATTACCCACAACTATATTTAGGAATGTTAGGAATCTTTATTTATGTTGGAACTGAGGTTACTATCATTAGTAATTTACCAGCTTTACTTCATACTACAGAATTCGGAAACGTGCTAGAAGATGCCATTGCTCCATTTATTGCCCTGTACTGGGGAAGTTTAATGATTGGCCGTTGGAATGGTGGAGTTAACGTTTTCAACACTTCAAATCTTGTAAACACAGCATTAAAATTTATCGTTCCAGCTTTAGCATTTGGAGTAATTATTGGAGCAAATATCTTTGCTGCCCATGATGTTTCTTCATTCTACATTTACCCAATCTGGATTTTATTATTTATCGCAGTAAGTTTTGTAGGAGGTAAAAATGCAGGGAAAACTTTAATGCTTTTCGGAATCTCAGGTTTATTAATGATGATCTTAGGATTAGTATGGCCAAACCCAGAAATTGCTAAATTCTTCTTCATCTCAGGAGGTTTATTCTTGTCTATCATGTGGCCATCAATCTTCGATTTAGCCATTGCAGGTTTAGGAAAAAATACAGGAAAAGCATCTTCTTTCTTAATCATGATGATTCTTGGAGGTGGTGTAATTCCATTGGTTCAAGGAAGTATTTGCGACTTTGACATTTCTCATCCAGGAGGAATCTTCGGAATTACATGGACACATTTCTCATATATCGTTCCGCTTTTAGGTTTTGCTTATTTAGGTTTCTACGGCTACTACTGCCCTATCATACTGAAAAAACAAGGTATCAACCACGTTGAAGGTGGCGGCGGAGGACACTAA
- a CDS encoding DEAD/DEAH box helicase — protein MLFEDLSLSKSIQKAVFEEGYLNPTPIQEKSIPIVLAGRDLIGCAQTGTGKTAAFAIPIIHQLHRIVGSSKKAKQIRALVVTPTRELAVQIGQSFDTYAKYTNLTQLTIFGGVSQNPQVDALKNGIDILVATPGRLLDLHKQGFLDLDHLHTLVLDEADQMLDMGFINDVKKIVKLTPKNRQTLLFSATMPIAIRELAEMFLQDPEKVEVSPVSSTAENVEQRIYFVDKTEKRNLLYSLIKEENLSNVLVFSRTKHGADNVVKALRKKDIPAEAIHGDKSQNARQRVLDAFKNKEVGVLVATDIAARGIDIEQLPYVINFDLPNIPETYVHRIGRTGRAGNGGIAISFCGKDELPYWKDIQKLIKVDVKTIADHPYQWHSGSPEAGEKPKNSSNRSGGAHKSRKSNTSKKNKKRWY, from the coding sequence ATGTTATTCGAAGATTTATCACTTTCAAAAAGTATACAAAAAGCCGTATTTGAAGAAGGCTATTTAAATCCGACACCCATTCAGGAAAAATCTATTCCGATAGTTTTAGCCGGTCGTGATTTAATTGGCTGCGCGCAGACAGGTACAGGAAAAACGGCTGCTTTTGCGATTCCAATTATACATCAATTACATCGAATTGTTGGTTCATCAAAAAAAGCCAAACAAATTCGTGCACTTGTAGTTACACCTACACGTGAATTAGCCGTACAAATCGGACAAAGTTTTGACACTTATGCCAAATACACCAATTTAACACAGTTAACGATTTTTGGAGGTGTATCTCAAAATCCGCAGGTTGACGCTTTAAAAAACGGAATCGACATTCTTGTTGCGACTCCAGGACGTTTACTAGACCTGCATAAACAAGGTTTCCTTGATTTAGATCATCTTCACACACTTGTGCTTGATGAAGCCGATCAAATGCTGGATATGGGTTTTATAAATGATGTCAAAAAAATCGTAAAACTGACTCCAAAAAACAGACAGACATTACTTTTCTCTGCTACGATGCCAATTGCAATTCGCGAACTGGCAGAAATGTTTTTACAAGATCCAGAAAAAGTAGAAGTTTCTCCTGTTTCATCAACAGCCGAAAATGTAGAACAACGCATTTATTTTGTAGATAAAACTGAAAAAAGAAACTTACTTTATAGTTTAATTAAAGAAGAAAATTTATCAAATGTTCTTGTTTTTTCAAGAACGAAGCATGGTGCAGACAATGTTGTTAAAGCGCTTCGTAAAAAAGACATTCCAGCAGAAGCAATTCACGGAGACAAATCTCAAAATGCAAGACAAAGAGTTTTAGACGCTTTTAAAAATAAAGAAGTTGGTGTTTTGGTTGCAACAGATATTGCCGCTAGAGGAATTGACATTGAACAGCTTCCATACGTAATCAATTTTGATCTGCCGAATATTCCTGAAACTTATGTTCACCGTATTGGCCGTACAGGCCGTGCAGGAAATGGCGGAATTGCAATTTCTTTTTGTGGAAAAGATGAACTTCCGTATTGGAAAGATATTCAGAAATTAATTAAGGTTGATGTAAAAACAATTGCAGATCACCCTTATCAATGGCATTCTGGAAGTCCCGAAGCAGGAGAAAAGCCTAAAAATTCTTCTAACAGAAGCGGAGGTGCTCACAAATCAAGAAAATCAAATACTTCTAAGAAAAATAAAAAGCGCTGGTACTAA
- a CDS encoding sensor histidine kinase has product MKEIRKVKFDIKLQNHIWFWGVYFTLNFLRWGAYFNDYPYAFKSNLIEFSLVIPLVYLNLFVLVPRYVLKQKYITYTILLLVSLFAIYLLKTALTYYIISENIWPEANREYHPFEINHIVAVCIGELYVLAMASSVYLTLTWLKERERNRSLRENQFKIKLKYLENQIQPHFFFNTLNNLYALSLESSKKVPDVIIKLSNLMEYVLYDVKGTKFVPLIKEIDYIQNYIEIEKLRFENVEVTMNLESNIEDVVVPPLIFISLVENAFKHGGVNNKNLKIKINCKVIDNKILDFEILNNFVISQNHNPKRGIGLVNTKKRLKLIYKNNFSLKHKTKLNFYIIRLQIPTHNED; this is encoded by the coding sequence TTGAAAGAAATTAGAAAAGTTAAATTTGATATTAAACTGCAAAATCATATTTGGTTTTGGGGAGTCTATTTTACATTAAATTTTTTACGATGGGGAGCTTACTTTAATGATTATCCTTATGCCTTCAAATCAAACTTAATTGAATTTTCGTTAGTCATTCCTTTAGTTTATTTGAACTTATTTGTACTGGTGCCGCGGTATGTATTAAAACAGAAATATATAACCTATACCATTTTGCTTTTAGTAAGTTTGTTTGCAATTTACTTACTCAAAACAGCACTAACGTATTATATCATATCCGAAAACATTTGGCCGGAAGCAAACAGAGAATATCATCCGTTTGAAATCAATCATATTGTAGCAGTTTGTATTGGAGAATTATATGTTCTTGCAATGGCTTCTTCAGTTTACCTAACGCTTACTTGGTTAAAAGAGCGGGAAAGAAACAGATCGCTACGAGAAAATCAATTTAAGATAAAACTTAAGTATCTTGAAAATCAGATTCAGCCGCATTTCTTCTTTAATACTTTAAATAATTTATACGCGTTATCATTAGAATCTTCTAAGAAAGTTCCTGATGTAATTATCAAGCTTTCCAATTTAATGGAATATGTTTTGTATGATGTTAAAGGAACTAAGTTTGTCCCGTTAATAAAAGAAATCGACTATATCCAGAATTATATTGAAATCGAAAAACTTCGTTTTGAAAACGTAGAAGTAACCATGAATTTAGAGTCCAATATTGAAGATGTTGTTGTACCGCCGCTTATTTTCATTTCACTTGTAGAAAATGCTTTTAAACATGGAGGCGTCAATAACAAAAACCTAAAGATTAAGATCAACTGCAAAGTTATCGACAACAAAATTCTGGATTTTGAAATCTTAAATAATTTTGTAATTTCACAAAATCATAATCCGAAAAGAGGGATTGGTTTAGTAAATACAAAAAAGAGATTAAAACTTATTTATAAAAACAATTTTAGTCTTAAACACAAAACCAAACTAAATTTCTACATAATCAGATTACAAATACCTACTCATAATGAAGATTAA
- a CDS encoding SDR family oxidoreductase has product MNKVVLITGGSSGIGKSIGEFLHQKGFVVYGTSRNPEKVLNSVFPLVALDVRNSDSIQKAVSKIIETSGRLDIVINNAGVGITGPLEEIPTEEIRNNFETNFFGPIEVMKAALPQMRKQNSGLIINITSIAGYMGLPYRSVYSASKGALELITEALRMEVKSFGIEITNVAPGDFATNIAAGRYHAPLIKDSAYEKVYGDVLATMNDHVDAGSNPNEMAEAVYKIIQTKKPNVHYKVGAFMQKFSIVLKRALPDKMYEKMLMNHYKL; this is encoded by the coding sequence ATGAATAAAGTCGTTTTAATTACCGGAGGATCATCAGGGATTGGAAAATCTATTGGTGAATTTTTACATCAAAAAGGTTTCGTTGTGTATGGAACCAGCAGAAATCCTGAGAAAGTTTTAAATTCAGTTTTCCCTTTGGTGGCTTTAGATGTACGAAATTCTGATTCTATTCAGAAAGCAGTTTCTAAAATTATTGAAACTTCTGGTAGATTAGATATTGTTATAAATAATGCTGGAGTTGGAATTACAGGGCCTTTAGAAGAAATTCCGACGGAGGAAATCCGAAATAATTTTGAGACTAATTTTTTTGGACCGATCGAAGTAATGAAAGCTGCTTTACCGCAAATGCGTAAACAGAATTCAGGACTTATTATAAATATTACTTCTATTGCTGGTTACATGGGACTTCCTTACAGAAGTGTTTATTCGGCATCAAAAGGGGCTTTGGAATTGATTACTGAAGCTTTAAGAATGGAAGTTAAATCTTTTGGAATTGAAATTACCAATGTTGCGCCTGGAGATTTTGCTACAAATATTGCAGCTGGCCGTTATCATGCGCCACTTATTAAAGATTCTGCTTACGAAAAAGTTTACGGAGATGTTTTGGCAACAATGAATGATCATGTTGACGCAGGGAGTAATCCGAATGAAATGGCTGAAGCGGTTTACAAAATTATTCAAACTAAAAAGCCAAACGTGCATTATAAAGTAGGAGCTTTTATGCAGAAGTTTTCGATCGTTTTAAAACGCGCTCTTCCAGATAAGATGTATGAAAAAATGTTAATGAATCATTATAAATTGTAA
- a CDS encoding glutaminyl-peptide cyclotransferase yields the protein MKKYNFLTFILLGITLIGCGDTKKGENSLFTIDDSAFPAHLTQKEALTIGILNPNSKEIDSVAYFINDQKVGTKKGAEEFRYELLDQKLGYQYLKATVYFGGDSSDATKRIEVVSDVEPKLLKYKIVNTFPHDTTAFTEGLEFHDGRLFESTGQKEDSYFREVDYKTGKVIKQVDLPKEYFGEGITFFNGKIYQLSWQEKTGFIYDANTFKLEKTFKYDKDIEGWGMAHDDKYIYHSDGTEKIWKMDPANQKLIDYINVYSGAAKIKAINELELINGKFYANVWQKDAIAVVNPTSGAVEGILNLSDLRKSLKAKNAEVLNGIAYNPATKTIFVTGKYWDKMFEITVSE from the coding sequence ATGAAAAAATATAACTTCCTAACTTTCATTTTATTAGGAATCACATTAATTGGATGTGGAGACACAAAAAAAGGTGAAAATTCTTTGTTTACGATCGACGATTCTGCTTTTCCGGCTCATTTAACGCAAAAAGAAGCGCTTACAATCGGAATTTTAAACCCAAATTCGAAAGAAATTGACAGCGTTGCTTACTTCATAAATGATCAAAAAGTTGGAACTAAAAAAGGTGCTGAAGAATTTAGATATGAATTGCTAGATCAAAAATTAGGTTATCAATACCTAAAAGCTACTGTTTATTTTGGCGGAGACTCTTCTGATGCAACTAAAAGAATTGAAGTAGTTTCAGATGTTGAACCAAAACTATTAAAATACAAAATCGTAAATACTTTTCCACACGATACTACAGCATTTACAGAAGGTTTAGAATTTCATGACGGAAGACTTTTTGAAAGTACAGGACAAAAAGAAGATTCATATTTTAGAGAAGTTGATTATAAAACTGGAAAAGTAATCAAACAAGTGGATCTTCCTAAAGAATATTTTGGAGAAGGAATCACTTTTTTCAACGGTAAAATCTACCAGTTGTCATGGCAGGAAAAAACTGGTTTTATTTATGATGCCAATACTTTTAAGCTAGAAAAAACCTTTAAATACGATAAAGATATCGAAGGCTGGGGAATGGCGCACGACGATAAATACATTTATCACTCGGACGGAACGGAGAAAATCTGGAAAATGGATCCTGCTAATCAAAAGTTGATTGACTATATCAATGTATATTCTGGTGCTGCAAAAATTAAAGCAATTAATGAGTTAGAACTAATCAACGGAAAATTCTATGCAAATGTTTGGCAGAAAGATGCAATTGCTGTTGTAAATCCGACTTCTGGAGCTGTTGAAGGAATATTAAATCTTTCAGATTTACGTAAATCATTAAAAGCTAAAAATGCTGAAGTTTTAAATGGTATTGCTTACAATCCTGCTACTAAAACAATTTTCGTTACAGGTAAATATTGGGATAAAATGTTCGAAATTACAGTTTCGGAATAA
- the fsa gene encoding fructose-6-phosphate aldolase → MKFFIDTANLAQIKEAQALGVLDGVTTNPSLMAKEGITGKNNILKHYVDICNLVEGDVSAEVNALDFDGMVKEGEELAELHDQIVVKLPMTKEGVMAAKYFSDKGIKTNVTLVFSVGQALLAAKAGATYVSPFVGRLDDISTDGLNLIQEIREVYDNYGYETQILAASVRHTMHIVNCAKIGADVMTGPLSAIYGLLKHPLTDIGLAQFVADFEKGNK, encoded by the coding sequence ATGAAATTTTTTATTGACACAGCTAATTTAGCTCAAATTAAAGAAGCACAAGCTTTAGGTGTTTTGGATGGTGTAACAACTAACCCATCTTTGATGGCAAAAGAAGGTATTACCGGAAAAAACAACATTTTAAAGCATTATGTTGATATTTGCAATCTTGTAGAAGGTGATGTAAGTGCTGAAGTTAATGCCCTTGATTTTGACGGAATGGTTAAAGAAGGTGAGGAGCTGGCTGAATTACATGACCAAATTGTTGTAAAACTTCCTATGACTAAGGAAGGTGTTATGGCGGCAAAATATTTTTCTGATAAAGGAATTAAAACAAACGTAACTCTTGTTTTCTCTGTAGGGCAAGCGCTTTTAGCTGCTAAAGCTGGTGCGACTTATGTTTCTCCGTTTGTTGGTCGTTTGGATGATATTTCTACTGATGGATTGAATTTGATTCAGGAAATTAGAGAAGTTTATGATAACTACGGTTACGAGACTCAAATTTTAGCAGCTTCTGTACGTCATACAATGCATATTGTAAATTGTGCAAAAATTGGTGCTGATGTTATGACTGGACCTCTTTCTGCAATTTACGGATTGTTGAAACATCCTTTAACGGATATCGGTTTAGCGCAGTTCGTAGCTGACTTTGAGAAGGGAAATAAATAA
- a CDS encoding LytR/AlgR family response regulator transcription factor produces MKIKCVLIDDEPLAIKVLQNYFTNFTDFEVIGTFNNSLEALDFINSTPVDAVFLDINMPMMTGFELISLIENKTKVIITTAFREFAAESYDLDVLDYLVKPIPLPRFIKCINKITTEYNLKNNIKIETTKGDSHIFIKVDKKMMKINIEEILFVEGMKEYIKVVTPDKTYITHKSLTSLSEELPADRFLRIHKSYVIALNKVKSIEGNRVQIQSYNIPIGRNYSKEVKNKILE; encoded by the coding sequence ATGAAGATTAAATGCGTGTTAATTGATGATGAGCCTTTAGCAATCAAAGTGCTGCAAAATTATTTTACTAATTTTACAGATTTTGAAGTTATAGGAACATTCAACAACTCTTTAGAGGCGCTGGATTTTATCAACAGCACCCCTGTTGATGCCGTCTTTTTAGATATCAACATGCCAATGATGACGGGTTTTGAACTTATAAGTCTTATAGAGAATAAAACCAAAGTCATCATAACAACCGCCTTTAGAGAATTTGCAGCTGAGAGTTATGATTTAGATGTTTTAGATTATTTAGTAAAACCTATTCCACTTCCGAGATTTATTAAATGTATCAACAAAATCACAACCGAATACAATCTCAAAAACAACATTAAAATTGAAACCACAAAAGGTGATTCTCATATTTTTATCAAAGTCGATAAAAAAATGATGAAAATTAATATTGAAGAAATTTTGTTTGTTGAAGGGATGAAAGAATATATAAAAGTAGTCACACCCGATAAAACGTATATTACACATAAATCTCTTACATCCTTGTCTGAGGAATTACCGGCAGACCGCTTTCTTAGAATACATAAATCTTATGTAATTGCTTTAAATAAGGTCAAATCTATAGAAGGAAACCGTGTTCAAATACAATCCTATAACATTCCGATAGGCAGAAACTACAGTAAAGAGGTTAAAAATAAAATTTTAGAGTAA